From the genome of Bactrocera oleae isolate idBacOlea1 chromosome 2, idBacOlea1, whole genome shotgun sequence, one region includes:
- the Mms19 gene encoding MMS19 nucleotide excision repair protein → MTPLTQDGIEEAFVSEAALQQAAANVSTNIAKGIYDVSYVVEQMGFALTSTTLEQRIKGTQLLSNVLQQLPKDHLNSKQIEFLTAFYTDRLKDHHSVLPAVIEGIHALLEMTELAAESVPKIFNTFFKHSSCQSHQRGERGKWFKILQLASQRYDKELKQMGGDFMYGLINSIDGERDPRNLDFIFTFMPDLIKHFSLLHLAEEMFEIFACYFPIDFTPSREDPSNISRDELAAKLSDCLVASPEFIEWLVPLALDKLESDLIEAKLDSLELLRKAAVNFTTKSISDHFDVIWTSLKSEIFPGAGNSDIVSAGLVLLRTILEQAYKTPDISHSYQTKVLGTILTHLSDVNQRLYNPSTAIALVCVAGDPLFAGDRILNTFLLKLNTIGDGEGDKVAAYNEEQRLKVYAIVAQLFKIVAIRDCLEKLNRTTCDQIHADIITILRINIDADVQQQNIDLKNSALSVLTESVPLISEKNRALLYKVLIQLITHDSLEMECIELLELLGALYPIEMQSNCIDVLIRNFAIYSNFVKRKVFQHLLRLVIHAAFTSRVLDLVWHYAFGQNIPQDVQLLALEAVNMLLNSDDTRLIVELQNNNCLIAKLVELALGAVALSIPALEQIATAICRIEQHLSISEQYVIATEYLPQLKLQSAAHLYVAKGLLGRLHQDISLDEFFEWLLTELTQQSLSANQAGEDKEKLRTVACQLLCSMVNRMDDNEQNHSNLNKILLLLKDKIKEDNTLAVDTLAWMTKGLIVAGSDLAAEIIETLTELLEHPILCTVATRAFEVIAMECEQLFLPKVKILYRQKLFNTVLAKLGNKLNAHSENYLIAFIFVLKSAPHTVQQMNIEQIGPLLFKSLDCDYTTMLYISLDICGRFVAMRDEYFLRHLVHLIPRCVQLSKYQKSMKVRIYALSLLHDITKYPTHVLLTHKVDVVLELAAALDDHKRLVRNAAVRTRNAWFLVGTDDAN, encoded by the exons ATGACACCTTTAACACAGGATGGTATAGAGGAAGCATTCGTTAGTGAGGCGGCACTGCAGCAGGCTGCAGCCAATGTTAGTACAA ATATAGCCAAGGGCATATATGATGTATCATATGTTGTGGAGCAAATGGGTTTCGCTCTAACATCAACTACCTTAGAACAACGGATTAAAGGAACACAGCTTTTATCCAATGTGCTTCAACAGTTGCCAAAAGATCACCTTAATTCGAAACAAATCGAGTTCCTTACAGCTTTCTACACGGATCGGCTAAAAGATCATCACAGTGTGTTACCTGCTGTGATTGAGGGCATACATGCCTTATTGGAAATGACGGAATTGGCCGCAGAAAGTGTACCgaaaatttttaacacattttttaagcaTAGCAGTTGTCAGTCACATCAACGAGGCGAACGTGGAAAGTGGTTCAAGATATTGCAGTTGGCTTCCCAGCGATATGATAAAg AACTCAAGCAAATGGGTGGCGATTTCATGTATGGTTTGATAAATTCCATCGATGGAGAACGTGATCCACGTAATTtagattttatatttacttttatgccAGATTTGATCAAGCATTTTTCGCTGTTGCATTTGGCCGAAgaaatgtttgaaatatttgcttGCTATTTCCCCATTGATTTTACTCCGAGCCGGGAGGACCCTAGTAATATTTCTCGCGACGAGTTGGCTGCTAAATTATCGGATTGTTTGGTGGCATCGCCGGAATTCATTGAATGGTTGGTACCTTTGGCTTTGGACAAACTGGAAAGCGATTTGATAGAGGCCAAATTGGATTCGTTGGAACTTttg CGCAAGGCGGCAGTAAATTTTACAACTAAATCAATATCGGATCATTTCGATGTGATCTGGACATCGTTGAAATCGGAAATTTTCCCAGGAGCCGGTAATTCGGATATTGTTTCCGCAGGACTTGTTCTATTGCGAACCATTTTGGAGCAGGCCTATAAAACGCCAGATATCAGTCACAGTTACCAAACCAAGGTGCTAGGTACAATTTTAACTCATCTAAGTGACGTCAATCAACGTCTGTACAATCCATCCACGGCCATCGCATTGGTATGTGTCGCCGGCGATCCACTTTTCGCTGGCGATCGTATACTTAATACCTTTTTATTGAAACTAAACACTATTGGTGATGGCGAAGGCGACAAGGTAGCTGCGTACAATGAAGAGCAACGTCTTAAAGTGTACGCAATTGTAGCACAGCTATTTAAAATAGTTGCAATACGCGATTGTTTAGAGAAGCTCAATCGAACTACATGCGATCAAATTCATGCGGATATTATTACAATACTACGAATTAATATAGACGCTGATgttcaacaacaaaatattgatttaaaaaactcCGCACTAAGCGTATTGACCGAGAGTGTGCCATTAATTAGCGAAAAAAATCGTGCCCTCCTCTACAAAGTACTTATACAGCTAATCACACACGACTCACTCGAGATGGAGTGCATAGAGCTGTTGGAATTGCTGGGCGCTTTGTATCCAATTGAAATGCAATCCAACTGCATTGATGTTTTAATACGAAATTTTGCCATTTATTCGAATTTCGTAAAGCGTAAAGTATTCCAGCATTTGTTGCGCCTGGTCATACATGCGGCATTCACATCGCGAGTACTAGATTTAGTATGGCATTATGCATTCGGTCAAAATATACCACAAGATGTACAATTGTTAGCGCTTGAAGCGGTTAATATGCTATTGAATAGCGACGATACACGTCTAATCGTCGAGCTGCAGAACAATAATTGTCTTATTGCAAAGCTGGTGGAGTTGGCACTGGGAGCGGTAGCTCTCAGTATACCTGCTTTAGAACAAATCGCCACAGCAATTTGTCGTATTGAACAACATTTGTCTATTTCCGAACAATATGTAATTGCCACGGAATACTTACCGCAGTTGAAATTACAGTCTGCCGCACATTTGTATGTCGCCAAAGGCCTGCTGGGTCGCTTGCATCAGGACATTAGTCTGGATGAGTTTTTCGAATGGCTGCTCACCGAGTTGACGCAACAATCGTTGAGCGCTAATCAAGCGGGTGAAGATAAGGAGAAATTGCGTACCGTTGCATGTCAGTTGCTTTGCAGTATGGTTAATCGCATGGATGACAATGAACAAAACCATAGTAATTTGAATAAGATACTGTTGTTACTGAAggacaaaataaaagaagaCAACACACTGGCGGTGGATACTTTGGCGTGGATGACCAAAGGCCTTATTGTTGCTGGTAGTGACTTGGCTGCTGAAATTATTGAAACC CTTACAGAATTGTTGGAACATCCTATCCTATGTACAGTTGCAACACGTGCATTTGAAGTCATCGCAATGGAGTGTGAACAGCTGTTTTTGCCAAAGGTGAAAATCCTATACAGGCAGAAGCTGTTCAATACGGTTTTAGCGAAGCTGGGTAATAAGCTGAATGCACATTCCGAAAATTACCtgattgcttttatttttgtgctGAAAAGTGCACCGCACACTGTGCAGCAAATGAATATTGAACAG ATTGGTCCACTGCTTTTCAAATCGCTGGATTGTGATTACACGACAATGCTTTACATCTCACTGGACATTTGTGGACGTTTTGTTGCAATGCGTGATGAGTACTTTCTTAGGCATTTGGTTCATTTAATACCGAGATGTGTACAGTTGTCCAAATACCAAAAGTCTATG AAAGTTCGAATATACGCTTTAAGTCTGCTACACGACATTACCAAATATCCGACGCATGTACTGTTAACACATAAAGTGGATGTTGTGCTGGAACTGGCAGCCGCACTGGACGATCATAAGCGCTTGGTTCGCAATGCAGCTGTACGTACGCGGAACGCTTGGTTCTTGGTGGGCACAGACGATGCCAATTAA
- the Kat60 gene encoding katanin p60 ATPase-containing subunit A-like 1 isoform X2 has product MTVMAKTSIVEICENAKLARDMAYTGNYDSACIYYEGLGGMLDRMVKSTNDSLRKSKWKLIAQQFEKEYSQIKAIQRTLSEMTLDLQNTPFAHKLKTQVSEDETKDPSAWFRPDPDIWTPPPKDPDVWGPPRLEKPAVPNRSRSGIPNKKATAGAGKSIIPQRNTTGGAATRRTIAGSGGNNSRAQQNGRSTSSTSSRKTLHSSNGVNSNAATGADNVGNKDDESRDEETAENEEKEEKKFQPSTHMEAELVDILERDILQRNPKVRWNDIADLHDAKRLLEEAVVLPMLMPDYFKGIRRPWKGVLMVGPPGTGKTMLAKAVATECGTTFFNVSSSTLTSKYRGESEKMVRLLFEMARFYAPSTIFIDEIDSLCSRRGSESEHEASRRVKSELLVQMDGVGSEEATKVVMVLAATNFPWDIDEALRRRLEKRIYIPLPTDEGREALLKINLREVKVDESVNLSEIAKKLEGYSGADITNVCRDASMMSMRRKIAGLTPEQIRQLATEEVDLPVSNQDFTEAISRCNKSVSKADLEKYEKWMNEFGSS; this is encoded by the exons ATGACCGTGATGGCCAAAACTTCAATAGTGGAAATATGTGAGAACGCAAAGCTGGCGCGTGACATGGCCTATACCGGCAACTATGACTCTGCTTGTATATATTATGAGGGACTAGGTGGCATGTTAGATCGAATGGTTAAATCTACGAACGATTCACTGCGTAAAAGTAAATGGAAGTTG ATAGCTCAGCAGTTTGAAAAAGAATACTCGCAAATAAAAGCCATACAGCGAACTCTATCAGAAATGACACTAGATTTGCAGAACACACCGTTCGcacataaattgaaaacacaagTCAGTGAAGATGAAACAAAAGATCCTTCAGCTTGGTTTCGACCCGATCCCGACATTTGGACTCCGCCTCCTAAAGATCCAGATGTTTGGGGACCACCACGCTtggaaaa ACCCGCAGTGCCAAATAGAAGCCGTAGTGGTATACCGAACAAAAAAGCTACTGCTGGCGCCGGCAAGAGCATAATACCACAACGTAATACCACAGGAGGTGCCGCTACTAGACGTACCATAGCTGGGAGCGGTGGAAACAATTCACGAGCGCAACAGAATGGAAGATCAACGTCGTCAACATCGAGCAGAAAAACACTGCATTCAAGCAATGGAGTTAATAGTAATGCGGCAACTGGTGCCGATAATGTCGGTAACAAAGACGATGAAAGTCGTGATGAAGAGACGGCGGAAAATGAAGAAAAGGAGGAAAAGAAATTTCAACCCAGTACACACATGGAAGCCGAACTGGTGGATATACTTG AACGTGATATACTGCAGCGCAACCCTAAGGTGCGTTGGAACGATATAGCCGACCTGCATGATGCTAAACGTTTACTAGAGGAAGCGGTCGTCTTGCCGATGCTTATGCCTGACTACTTTAAG GGCATCCGACGTCCGTGGAAAGGGGTACTCATGGTAGGTCCTCCGGGTACGGGTAAAACAATGTTAGCTAAAGCGGTGGCAACAGAATGCGGCACAACATTTTTCAACGTATCATCTTCAACGCTTACATCTAAATATCGTGGAGAATCGGAGAAAATGGTACGTTTGTTGTTCGAGATGGCGCGATTCTATGCGCCAAGTACAATTTTCATCGATGAAATTGATTCACTTTGCTCGCGGCGTGGTTCTGAATCGGAACATGAAGCCTCACGCCGTGTGAAATCAGAGCTGCTGGTGCAAATGGATGGGGTGGGCAGCGAAGAAGCTACGAAGGTCGTTATGGTATTGGCTGCTACAAATTTTCCTTGGGACATTGATGAAGCGTTACGCCGTCGATTAGAAAAACGTATTTATATACCGTTGCCAACGGATGAAGGACGTGAAGCATTACTTAAGATTAATCTGCGTGAGGTAAAGGTGGACGAAAGCGTTAACTTATCGGAAATCGCCAAGAAATTAGAGGGTTATTCTGGTGCTGACATTACCAACGTCTGCAG ggaTGCTAGTATGATGTCAATGCGCCGAAAAATAGCTGGTCTCACGCCGGAACAAATACGACAATTGGCGACAGAGGAAGTTGATCTTCCTGTTTCGAATCAAGATTTCACAGAAGCCATTAGTCGATGCAATAAGAGTGTATCAAAAGCAGATTTGGAAAAATACGAAAAGTGGATGAATGAGTTTGGTTCGTCATGA
- the Kat60 gene encoding katanin p60 ATPase-containing subunit A-like 1 isoform X1, which yields MSITLLRGRKQKTKSCVGMTVMAKTSIVEICENAKLARDMAYTGNYDSACIYYEGLGGMLDRMVKSTNDSLRKSKWKLIAQQFEKEYSQIKAIQRTLSEMTLDLQNTPFAHKLKTQVSEDETKDPSAWFRPDPDIWTPPPKDPDVWGPPRLEKPAVPNRSRSGIPNKKATAGAGKSIIPQRNTTGGAATRRTIAGSGGNNSRAQQNGRSTSSTSSRKTLHSSNGVNSNAATGADNVGNKDDESRDEETAENEEKEEKKFQPSTHMEAELVDILERDILQRNPKVRWNDIADLHDAKRLLEEAVVLPMLMPDYFKGIRRPWKGVLMVGPPGTGKTMLAKAVATECGTTFFNVSSSTLTSKYRGESEKMVRLLFEMARFYAPSTIFIDEIDSLCSRRGSESEHEASRRVKSELLVQMDGVGSEEATKVVMVLAATNFPWDIDEALRRRLEKRIYIPLPTDEGREALLKINLREVKVDESVNLSEIAKKLEGYSGADITNVCRDASMMSMRRKIAGLTPEQIRQLATEEVDLPVSNQDFTEAISRCNKSVSKADLEKYEKWMNEFGSS from the exons ATGTCAATAACC CTATTACGAGGTAGGAAGCAAAAGACAAAATCTTGTGTAGGAATGACCGTGATGGCCAAAACTTCAATAGTGGAAATATGTGAGAACGCAAAGCTGGCGCGTGACATGGCCTATACCGGCAACTATGACTCTGCTTGTATATATTATGAGGGACTAGGTGGCATGTTAGATCGAATGGTTAAATCTACGAACGATTCACTGCGTAAAAGTAAATGGAAGTTG ATAGCTCAGCAGTTTGAAAAAGAATACTCGCAAATAAAAGCCATACAGCGAACTCTATCAGAAATGACACTAGATTTGCAGAACACACCGTTCGcacataaattgaaaacacaagTCAGTGAAGATGAAACAAAAGATCCTTCAGCTTGGTTTCGACCCGATCCCGACATTTGGACTCCGCCTCCTAAAGATCCAGATGTTTGGGGACCACCACGCTtggaaaa ACCCGCAGTGCCAAATAGAAGCCGTAGTGGTATACCGAACAAAAAAGCTACTGCTGGCGCCGGCAAGAGCATAATACCACAACGTAATACCACAGGAGGTGCCGCTACTAGACGTACCATAGCTGGGAGCGGTGGAAACAATTCACGAGCGCAACAGAATGGAAGATCAACGTCGTCAACATCGAGCAGAAAAACACTGCATTCAAGCAATGGAGTTAATAGTAATGCGGCAACTGGTGCCGATAATGTCGGTAACAAAGACGATGAAAGTCGTGATGAAGAGACGGCGGAAAATGAAGAAAAGGAGGAAAAGAAATTTCAACCCAGTACACACATGGAAGCCGAACTGGTGGATATACTTG AACGTGATATACTGCAGCGCAACCCTAAGGTGCGTTGGAACGATATAGCCGACCTGCATGATGCTAAACGTTTACTAGAGGAAGCGGTCGTCTTGCCGATGCTTATGCCTGACTACTTTAAG GGCATCCGACGTCCGTGGAAAGGGGTACTCATGGTAGGTCCTCCGGGTACGGGTAAAACAATGTTAGCTAAAGCGGTGGCAACAGAATGCGGCACAACATTTTTCAACGTATCATCTTCAACGCTTACATCTAAATATCGTGGAGAATCGGAGAAAATGGTACGTTTGTTGTTCGAGATGGCGCGATTCTATGCGCCAAGTACAATTTTCATCGATGAAATTGATTCACTTTGCTCGCGGCGTGGTTCTGAATCGGAACATGAAGCCTCACGCCGTGTGAAATCAGAGCTGCTGGTGCAAATGGATGGGGTGGGCAGCGAAGAAGCTACGAAGGTCGTTATGGTATTGGCTGCTACAAATTTTCCTTGGGACATTGATGAAGCGTTACGCCGTCGATTAGAAAAACGTATTTATATACCGTTGCCAACGGATGAAGGACGTGAAGCATTACTTAAGATTAATCTGCGTGAGGTAAAGGTGGACGAAAGCGTTAACTTATCGGAAATCGCCAAGAAATTAGAGGGTTATTCTGGTGCTGACATTACCAACGTCTGCAG ggaTGCTAGTATGATGTCAATGCGCCGAAAAATAGCTGGTCTCACGCCGGAACAAATACGACAATTGGCGACAGAGGAAGTTGATCTTCCTGTTTCGAATCAAGATTTCACAGAAGCCATTAGTCGATGCAATAAGAGTGTATCAAAAGCAGATTTGGAAAAATACGAAAAGTGGATGAATGAGTTTGGTTCGTCATGA
- the Vps37B gene encoding vacuolar protein sorting-associated protein 37B yields MYQEYLNQLQSSIAPLSSDELKDLLNDDEKLDEKVSEVLENLKTQKDDLLIENRSKAESNIEKEPRIIELRGKVNELMEEAKESCQAVQEKLLEVKEKSGSVSQETALALIQTAAAESEEATDALIKQFTDNEIGVEAFLDDFLVTRKTMHLRKLKAEKMQELMRRQTQTPQRGNPLLPNSGFYPTPGVPGMGVPYPLGPMMPMPLPRPY; encoded by the coding sequence atgtatcaaGAGTATTTAAATCAGCTGCAATCGTCCATAGCCCCTCTCTCATCAGACGAACTCAAGGATTTACTCAACGATGACGAAAAGCTAGATGAGAAAGTGAGTGAAGTACTGGAAAACCTCAAAACACAAAAGGACGACTTACTCATCGAAAATCGGTCCAAGGCCGAGAGCAATATTGAAAAAGAACCCAGAATCATTGAATTGCGTGGAAAAGTAAATGAATTGATGGAGGAAGCAAAGGAGTCTTGTCAAGCTGTACAGGAGAAATTACTCGAAGTGAAGGAAAAATCGGGTAGCGTTAGTCAAGAAACGGCTTTAGCGTTGATACAAACAGCTGCTGCTGAAAGCGAAGAAGCAACAGACGCTTTAATTAAACAATTCACAGACAATGAGATCGGCGTAGAGGCATTCCTAGACGATTTTCTTGTTACGCGCAAAACGATGCACCTACGCAAGCTTAAAGCTGAGAAAATGCAAGAGCTAATGCGCAGGCAAACGCAAACGCCACAACGTGGTAATCCTTTATTACCAAATAGTGGATTTTATCCGACACCAGGTGTACCTGGCATGGGTGTACCGTATCCACTAGGGCCAATGATGCCGATGCCACTACCACGCCCATACTAG